Proteins found in one Nostoc sp. NIES-3756 genomic segment:
- a CDS encoding DEAD/DEAH box helicase family protein, with translation MPEHNRFLRSKRLRAMLWYNAGGKCPRCGCNLPDDFAADHVIPYSVSKQTNFHQMQALCHKCNREKGAMQLRKHQADMLQICEQIKAGVSNVRTIIVSVTPGGGKSFLPVIAAARLIPTVADAICWIAPRQSLQQQAEEAFADGRLRNFLKHNHLIRSATNEHNPCRGLSGYVTTYQALSADRGTQINAQEFATKRYILFLDEVHHAELDSATHEAIQPLVDRAAVVILGSGTYERGNSQPIAFLPYQKVQGGMTLNLDNLNDPNIGVIRYTRRDALVEKAIIPLHFQLLDCRAEWIDKQGEARTIDSLAEAGDDTGDGLHTALNTEYAFELLRRCLDDWQAHKQVNRRARMLVVAANIANAKRFLEWLKNMNVVAAIATSSDTKEAKKAIERFKTHGKNSVDILVTVAMAYEGLDVPAVTHIACLTHIRSTPWIEQMVTRSARVDRGSGALIYDNQLGYIYAPDDQLFQDCIANIQAEQEPFLKESQERLRNKTGNSGSEQSAFKTINDIIPLMSAATRERASGINGEALDYQETQRLKAAMEGVGCIGISPIQFKKAIEIYQSSLPVGDSYTNAEVNVLIPSTIEDKLKHHIEQHNRKYERRNQISYGTINTKIKRKFGKSRDDMSKEELQRVWGWVQKEYPLEP, from the coding sequence ATGCCTGAACACAACCGATTCCTCCGTTCTAAGCGTCTTCGTGCCATGCTATGGTACAACGCTGGAGGTAAGTGTCCAAGATGCGGCTGCAATTTGCCAGATGACTTTGCTGCTGACCATGTGATTCCTTATTCTGTCAGCAAGCAAACCAATTTTCATCAAATGCAAGCATTATGTCACAAATGTAATAGGGAGAAAGGTGCAATGCAACTAAGAAAACACCAAGCTGATATGCTGCAAATTTGTGAACAAATTAAGGCTGGAGTCAGCAATGTTAGGACAATTATTGTCAGTGTTACTCCAGGAGGAGGTAAGAGTTTCTTGCCAGTAATTGCTGCCGCTCGTTTAATTCCAACAGTAGCGGATGCCATTTGTTGGATTGCACCGCGTCAGTCATTACAGCAACAAGCTGAAGAGGCTTTTGCAGATGGCAGATTGAGGAATTTTCTGAAGCACAATCATCTTATTCGCTCTGCTACTAATGAACATAATCCATGCCGTGGTCTTTCTGGTTATGTAACAACTTATCAAGCCTTAAGTGCTGACCGAGGTACTCAGATTAATGCTCAAGAATTTGCAACCAAGCGATATATTTTATTTCTAGATGAAGTTCATCATGCTGAACTAGATAGTGCCACGCATGAAGCAATTCAACCTCTGGTAGATCGGGCAGCAGTTGTGATTTTAGGAAGTGGTACTTATGAACGTGGCAATAGTCAGCCTATTGCGTTTTTACCTTATCAAAAAGTTCAGGGTGGAATGACACTCAACCTTGACAACTTGAATGACCCTAATATTGGCGTGATTCGGTATACACGCCGAGATGCTTTAGTTGAAAAGGCGATTATCCCTCTGCATTTTCAACTTCTCGATTGTCGCGCTGAATGGATAGATAAGCAAGGAGAAGCTCGGACAATTGATAGTTTGGCAGAAGCAGGAGATGATACTGGAGATGGCCTGCATACTGCTTTAAATACTGAGTATGCTTTTGAGTTACTGAGGCGCTGTCTTGATGACTGGCAAGCTCATAAACAAGTCAATCGACGAGCCAGGATGTTAGTAGTAGCTGCCAATATTGCCAACGCAAAGCGTTTTCTGGAGTGGCTTAAAAACATGAATGTTGTAGCTGCTATTGCTACAAGTTCTGATACTAAAGAAGCAAAAAAAGCAATTGAACGTTTCAAAACACACGGAAAAAATTCTGTAGATATTTTGGTAACTGTGGCAATGGCATACGAGGGTTTAGATGTACCTGCTGTCACTCATATTGCTTGTTTGACCCATATCAGAAGCACTCCTTGGATTGAGCAAATGGTTACACGATCTGCGCGTGTTGATCGTGGTTCTGGCGCTCTCATTTATGATAATCAGTTGGGATACATTTACGCTCCAGATGATCAATTGTTTCAAGATTGTATTGCTAACATTCAGGCGGAACAAGAACCTTTTTTAAAAGAATCACAAGAAAGACTGCGAAATAAAACAGGTAATTCTGGTAGTGAACAAAGCGCATTTAAAACAATTAATGACATTATCCCTTTAATGTCTGCTGCAACTCGTGAAAGAGCAAGCGGTATCAACGGGGAAGCTCTAGATTATCAAGAAACTCAGCGTCTTAAGGCAGCAATGGAAGGTGTTGGATGTATTGGGATTAGTCCTATCCAGTTCAAAAAGGCAATAGAAATTTATCAGTCTTCTCTACCAGTGGGTGATAGTTATACTAATGCTGAGGTCAACGTTTTGATTCCTAGCACCATTGAGGATAAACTCAAACATCATATTGAGCAACACAATCGAAAGTATGAGAGGCGAAATCAGATATCATATGGAACTATTAATACAAAAATTAAGAGAAAGTTCGGCAAATCCCGTGATGATATGAGCAAAGAAGAATTACAGCGAGTCTGGGGATGGGTTCAAAAAGAATATCCCCTTGAGCCATGA
- the mfd gene encoding transcription-repair coupling factor — MAFSSIVRALARSPLTTELLSKLNRQQDLRLNGIPRLPKGLVASALAQNSGSNLFVVCATLEEAGRAYAQLEAMGWSTVHFYPTSEASPYEPFDPETEMTWGQMQVLADLLKSQQSTVNSQQSTVNGQQSTVNSQQNKIAVVATVGALQPHLPPPDAFTPFCLTLKRGMEFDLDTFSEKITTLGYERVPLVETEGQWSRRGDIVDVFPVSSELPVRLEWFGDEIEQIREFDPNTQRSALDKIPQIVLTPTSFAPIITTALKDSAEFRMLSAELSSDSCGEDLAVIEGTRRFLGLAFGQPASVLDYLPENTLIAIDEPEQCHAHSDRWVENAEEQWSLGTGEADLGSLQLPKIHRSFDECLADVTRFKTIYLSELAEENSGINLASRSVPVTPHQFAKLADTLRQERDRNFSIWLLSAQPSRSVSLLQEHDCPAQFIPNPRDYQAIDKLVINHTPVALKYSGLAELEGFILPTYRIVVITDREFYGQHSLATPSYIRKRRKAASKQVDPNKLRPGDYVVHRSHGIGKFVKLESLTINDETRDYIVVQYADGLLRVAADQVGALSRFRSTGDKAPELHKMTGKAWDNTKNRVRKAIKKLAVDLLKLYAARSQQQGFSYPQDMPWQEEMEDSFPYQPTTDQLKAVQDVKRDMESDRPMDRLVCGDVGFGKTEVAIRAIFKAVTSGKQVALLAPTTILTQQHYHTLKERFAPYPVNIGLLNRFRTAEERRDIQKRLATGELDVVVGTHQLLGKGVNFKDLGLLVIDEEQRFGVNQKEKIKTLKTQLDVLTLSATPIPRTLYMSLSGIREMSLITTPPPTRRPIKTHLAPKQPETIRSAIRQELDRGGQVFYVVPRVEGIEETTTALREMVPGARFAIAHGQMDESELESTMLTFSNGDADILVCTTIIESGLDIPRVNTILIEDAHRFGLSQLYQLRGRVGRAGIQAHAWLFYPKQRALSDAARQRLRAIQEFTQLGSGYQLAMRDMEIRGVGNLLGAEQSGQMEAIGFDLYMEMLEESIREIRGQEIPKVDDTQIDLNLTAFIPADYIPDIDQKMSAYRAVAAAKSKEELTQIVAEWSDRYGTLPVSANQLLRVMELKQLAKKLGFSRIKPENKQHVVLETPMEEPAWNLLAANLPEHLKTRFVYSPGKVTVRGLAVLKADQQLQSLIDAMSKMQGAIAEAVVV, encoded by the coding sequence ATGGCATTTTCTTCTATTGTGCGTGCCTTGGCGCGATCGCCACTCACCACTGAGTTACTTTCTAAGCTCAATCGCCAACAGGATTTACGCCTCAATGGCATTCCCCGGCTACCCAAGGGCTTGGTAGCATCCGCATTGGCACAGAATAGTGGCAGTAATTTATTTGTTGTATGTGCCACCTTAGAAGAAGCCGGACGCGCTTACGCACAGTTAGAGGCGATGGGATGGTCAACAGTACACTTCTACCCTACATCAGAAGCCTCTCCCTACGAACCATTTGACCCAGAAACAGAAATGACTTGGGGTCAGATGCAGGTTTTGGCTGATTTGTTGAAGAGTCAACAGTCAACAGTCAACAGTCAACAGTCAACAGTCAACGGTCAACAGTCAACAGTCAACAGTCAACAAAATAAGATAGCGGTTGTGGCTACTGTTGGGGCTTTACAACCTCATTTACCACCGCCTGATGCTTTTACTCCTTTTTGCCTCACCCTTAAGCGGGGGATGGAATTTGATTTAGATACTTTTAGTGAGAAAATTACTACTTTAGGATACGAACGGGTTCCTTTGGTGGAAACTGAGGGACAATGGAGTCGGCGTGGGGATATTGTTGATGTGTTCCCAGTTTCGTCAGAATTGCCTGTACGTTTGGAATGGTTTGGTGATGAAATTGAGCAAATACGGGAATTTGACCCGAATACTCAGCGTTCAGCACTTGACAAAATACCGCAAATTGTGCTTACGCCTACAAGCTTTGCACCTATTATTACGACTGCGCTAAAGGATAGTGCTGAGTTCCGAATGCTGAGTGCTGAGTTAAGTTCTGATTCCTGTGGGGAGGACTTAGCAGTTATAGAAGGAACTCGGCGGTTTTTGGGTTTGGCTTTTGGACAACCTGCATCAGTGTTAGATTATTTGCCTGAGAATACTTTAATCGCTATTGATGAGCCGGAACAATGTCATGCTCATAGCGATCGCTGGGTGGAAAATGCTGAGGAACAATGGTCACTGGGAACAGGAGAAGCGGATCTAGGAAGTTTACAATTACCAAAAATCCATCGGTCTTTTGATGAATGTTTGGCTGATGTGACTCGATTTAAAACTATATATTTATCAGAACTAGCGGAAGAAAATAGCGGGATTAATTTGGCTAGTAGGTCTGTACCTGTTACACCACACCAATTTGCCAAATTAGCAGATACATTAAGACAAGAGCGCGATCGCAATTTTTCTATCTGGTTACTCTCGGCGCAACCTTCCCGTTCTGTCTCTCTACTACAAGAACACGATTGCCCCGCCCAGTTTATCCCTAATCCTCGCGATTATCAAGCAATTGACAAATTGGTAATCAACCATACACCCGTAGCGCTGAAATATTCTGGTCTGGCGGAGTTGGAAGGTTTTATTCTCCCTACCTACCGCATAGTAGTCATCACTGACCGGGAATTTTACGGTCAGCACTCCCTGGCTACACCAAGTTATATCCGCAAGCGGCGCAAGGCGGCTTCTAAGCAAGTTGATCCCAACAAGCTGCGTCCAGGGGATTATGTGGTTCACAGAAGCCACGGAATTGGTAAGTTTGTCAAGCTGGAAAGTCTGACAATTAACGATGAAACCCGTGATTATATTGTGGTGCAGTATGCTGACGGTCTTTTGCGGGTAGCGGCTGACCAAGTAGGTGCTTTGTCTCGGTTCCGCAGTACGGGAGATAAAGCGCCGGAACTGCACAAGATGACAGGGAAAGCTTGGGATAATACTAAAAACCGTGTTCGCAAGGCGATTAAGAAATTAGCGGTAGACTTGCTGAAATTATACGCGGCGCGATCGCAACAGCAAGGATTTTCCTATCCCCAAGATATGCCTTGGCAAGAGGAAATGGAAGATTCTTTCCCCTACCAACCTACAACCGACCAGCTAAAAGCCGTCCAAGATGTCAAACGGGATATGGAAAGCGATCGCCCAATGGATAGGTTAGTATGTGGTGATGTGGGTTTCGGGAAGACGGAAGTAGCGATACGTGCGATTTTCAAGGCTGTGACATCGGGGAAACAAGTCGCACTCCTAGCACCGACAACCATCCTCACCCAGCAACATTACCACACCCTCAAAGAACGCTTCGCCCCCTATCCTGTAAACATCGGGTTATTGAACCGCTTCCGCACAGCCGAGGAACGGCGGGATATTCAAAAACGATTGGCGACGGGTGAGTTAGATGTAGTTGTGGGAACACATCAACTTTTAGGTAAAGGTGTAAATTTCAAAGATTTAGGGTTGTTGGTAATAGATGAGGAACAACGGTTTGGGGTGAACCAGAAGGAAAAAATTAAAACTTTGAAAACCCAACTTGATGTCTTGACTCTCTCCGCTACCCCCATCCCCCGCACCCTGTATATGTCATTGTCGGGGATAAGGGAAATGAGTTTGATTACCACCCCACCCCCCACAAGAAGGCCAATTAAAACCCATCTTGCACCCAAACAACCAGAAACCATACGCAGTGCAATTCGCCAGGAACTAGACCGAGGCGGACAGGTGTTTTATGTAGTTCCCCGTGTGGAGGGAATTGAGGAGACAACAACAGCATTACGGGAGATGGTTCCCGGTGCGAGATTTGCGATCGCTCACGGGCAAATGGACGAGAGCGAGTTAGAATCAACCATGCTCACCTTTAGCAATGGTGATGCAGATATTTTGGTGTGTACGACAATTATTGAATCTGGGTTAGATATTCCCCGCGTCAACACCATCTTAATTGAAGATGCTCACCGCTTTGGATTATCGCAACTTTACCAGTTACGCGGACGGGTAGGACGTGCGGGTATTCAAGCCCACGCATGGTTATTTTATCCCAAGCAACGCGCCTTATCGGATGCAGCAAGGCAGAGATTACGAGCCATTCAAGAATTTACCCAACTTGGTTCCGGCTATCAACTAGCAATGCGCGACATGGAAATCCGGGGTGTGGGTAACTTGCTAGGTGCAGAACAGTCCGGTCAAATGGAAGCCATTGGTTTTGATTTGTACATGGAAATGTTGGAGGAGTCAATTAGAGAAATTCGCGGTCAAGAAATTCCCAAAGTTGACGATACCCAAATCGACCTCAACCTCACCGCATTTATTCCCGCCGATTATATTCCCGATATTGACCAAAAGATGAGTGCATATCGTGCGGTAGCGGCGGCGAAGTCGAAAGAAGAATTAACGCAGATTGTAGCTGAGTGGAGCGATCGCTATGGTACTTTACCAGTCAGTGCCAATCAACTCTTGCGGGTGATGGAACTCAAACAATTAGCCAAGAAATTAGGATTTAGCCGCATCAAACCAGAGAACAAACAGCACGTTGTTTTAGAAACGCCGATGGAAGAACCTGCATGGAATTTACTTGCAGCTAACTTACCAGAACATCTCAAGACACGCTTTGTTTACTCTCCTGGTAAGGTGACAGTGCGCGGTTTAGCAGTGCTGAAAGCTGATCAACAATTGCAAAGTTTGATTGATGCAATGAGTAAAATGCAGGGAGCAATTGCAGAGGCGGTTGTTGTTTAG
- a CDS encoding hemolysin family protein produces the protein MSSITVEILIIFVLIIANGIFSMSEMAIVSARKVRLQQLANQGDAKAKAALKLAESPNNFLSTVQIGISLIGILTGAFGGATIASRLAVYVKFIPFLAPYSEPVSFGIVVLIITYLSLIVGELVPKRLALNNPERIAAVVAIPMRALAALTSPAVGLLSASTDLVLRILGITPSDEPQVTEEEIKILIEQGTEAGTFEEAEQDMVERVFRLGDRPVSSFMTPRPDIVWLDLEDTTEENRQKMTENGYSRYPVCQGGLDNVLGIIPVTDLLARSFRGDALDLTVGLRQPVFVPESTRGLKVLELFKQTITHMALVVDEYGVIQGLVTLNDIMSEIVGDVPSADDAEEPQAVQREDGSWLLDGMLAVEDFFELFGLEEWEFEERGSYQTLGGFVITHLGRIPAATDHFEWQNMRIEVMDMDGNRVDKVLVVPKADKVEDKSEAE, from the coding sequence ATGTCCTCCATCACTGTTGAAATTTTAATCATTTTCGTACTAATTATTGCCAACGGTATTTTTTCTATGTCCGAGATGGCAATTGTCTCGGCGCGGAAGGTAAGGTTACAGCAACTCGCTAATCAAGGGGATGCTAAGGCAAAAGCAGCACTAAAACTGGCGGAGTCTCCCAATAATTTCCTATCTACAGTGCAAATAGGTATTTCCCTCATTGGTATCCTGACTGGTGCTTTTGGGGGGGCGACAATTGCTAGCAGACTAGCAGTTTACGTGAAATTTATACCTTTCTTAGCACCTTACAGTGAACCAGTTTCTTTCGGGATTGTAGTTTTGATCATTACCTATCTATCTCTAATTGTTGGTGAACTAGTGCCGAAGCGCCTAGCATTAAACAATCCCGAACGCATTGCGGCTGTTGTTGCTATTCCAATGCGTGCTTTGGCAGCTTTAACTTCCCCGGCTGTTGGCTTGTTGAGTGCTTCTACTGACTTAGTACTGCGAATTTTGGGCATTACACCTTCTGATGAACCACAAGTTACAGAAGAAGAAATTAAAATCCTGATTGAGCAAGGTACAGAAGCAGGAACCTTTGAGGAAGCCGAACAGGACATGGTAGAGCGAGTTTTTCGTTTAGGCGATCGCCCTGTTAGTTCTTTTATGACACCCCGTCCTGATATCGTCTGGCTAGATTTGGAGGACACTACCGAAGAAAATCGCCAAAAGATGACCGAAAATGGTTATTCCCGTTATCCGGTGTGTCAAGGAGGACTTGACAACGTGCTGGGAATTATTCCCGTCACCGACTTACTTGCCCGCAGTTTTCGCGGAGATGCCTTAGATTTAACAGTAGGATTGCGCCAACCTGTATTTGTTCCCGAAAGCACCCGTGGCTTAAAAGTTTTGGAACTATTTAAGCAGACTATTACTCACATGGCGCTAGTTGTAGATGAATACGGTGTAATTCAGGGATTAGTTACCCTCAATGACATTATGAGCGAAATCGTTGGTGATGTTCCTTCAGCTGATGACGCAGAAGAACCCCAAGCTGTACAAAGAGAAGATGGTTCCTGGCTACTTGATGGAATGTTAGCCGTAGAAGATTTTTTTGAACTGTTTGGTTTAGAAGAATGGGAATTTGAAGAGCGGGGTAGTTATCAAACCCTTGGTGGCTTCGTGATTACCCATCTCGGACGCATCCCCGCAGCCACAGATCATTTTGAGTGGCAAAATATGCGTATTGAGGTAATGGACATGGATGGGAACCGCGTTGATAAAGTGCTAGTAGTGCCGAAGGCGGATAAGGTGGAGGATAAGTCAGAGGCTGAGTAG
- the hemJ gene encoding protoporphyrinogen oxidase HemJ codes for MAYSWFKAFHIIGIVVWFAGLFYLVRLFIYHVEANQEPEPARTILKNQYQIMEKRLYNIITTPGMLVTVAMAIGLVSTEPEVLKQGWLHFKLLCVALLIGYHHYCSRLMKKLAADECRWSSQQLRALNEAPTVMLVVIVMLAVFKNNLPTDLTAWLIFALVIFMAVTIQLYARKRRLDKEKLTAQIGQIQEQS; via the coding sequence ATGGCATATTCCTGGTTTAAAGCATTTCATATTATTGGCATTGTGGTTTGGTTTGCTGGCTTGTTCTACTTGGTACGGTTGTTCATCTATCATGTGGAAGCTAACCAGGAACCAGAACCAGCACGGACGATACTGAAAAATCAGTATCAAATTATGGAAAAACGCCTCTACAATATCATTACCACACCAGGAATGTTGGTAACAGTAGCGATGGCGATCGGTTTAGTAAGTACAGAACCAGAGGTTTTAAAACAAGGCTGGCTACACTTTAAGCTGTTGTGTGTTGCTTTATTGATTGGTTATCATCATTACTGTAGTCGGTTAATGAAGAAGTTAGCCGCCGATGAATGTCGCTGGAGTAGTCAGCAGTTACGAGCGCTCAACGAAGCACCAACAGTTATGTTAGTAGTTATCGTCATGCTGGCTGTATTTAAAAATAACCTACCAACGGATCTCACAGCTTGGCTGATATTTGCCCTAGTTATATTCATGGCAGTGACAATTCAGCTTTACGCCAGAAAACGCAGGTTAGATAAAGAAAAGCTCACAGCCCAAATCGGACAAATTCAAGAACAAAGTTAG
- a CDS encoding TldD/PmbA family protein gives MPNIQEIASYAQDNAQKLGIQKFDIYGSTVDETSVQVDQGEPKQVKASNRSGVTVRVWNEDNTIGITSTTDVDPKGLELALKTAYEASFFGVKENAPDFSPEATLPIDNTLNEKAPQAAVSELIEKLLVAEKELLAAHPAIQSVPYNGLAQRDIDRFYLNSAGALRTESVSLASVYLYSKTDEEGKKPRSAGAYRINRSLDNLDINGCIQETAEKTISHLNYEKIKTGKYQVVFSPEAFLSLLGAFSNLFNAQNILDKQSLSTPDDLGKQIASPLLSVCDDALHPANIGAESFDGEGTPTRKVALIEHGILKGFLHSAGTAKRLNAQPTGNASIGAKVSVSPNFYHVFASGDSGQELNLETAENVVLIDDLHALHAGVRALQGSFSLPFDGWLINKGEKTSIESATVAGDFLELLKSIIYVEKEVALTPGGVAPRIWVEELSITGE, from the coding sequence ATGCCGAATATTCAAGAAATTGCATCTTACGCCCAAGACAATGCGCAAAAGCTGGGCATTCAAAAATTCGATATTTATGGCTCAACTGTAGATGAAACTAGTGTACAAGTTGACCAAGGTGAGCCGAAACAAGTTAAAGCCTCAAATCGCTCTGGGGTAACTGTGCGTGTTTGGAATGAAGATAATACAATAGGCATTACCAGCACTACAGATGTAGACCCCAAAGGTTTAGAATTGGCTTTAAAAACTGCTTACGAAGCTAGTTTTTTTGGTGTTAAAGAAAACGCTCCAGATTTTAGTCCAGAGGCTACTTTGCCTATTGACAACACATTAAATGAAAAAGCGCCCCAAGCTGCTGTTTCTGAGCTTATAGAAAAATTATTGGTAGCAGAAAAAGAACTGCTGGCGGCACATCCAGCTATCCAAAGTGTACCTTACAACGGCTTGGCACAAAGAGATATCGATAGATTTTATCTCAATAGTGCAGGTGCTTTAAGAACTGAATCTGTTTCTTTGGCATCAGTTTATCTTTATAGCAAAACTGATGAGGAAGGAAAAAAGCCACGCAGTGCAGGGGCTTATAGAATTAATCGTAGTTTAGACAATTTGGATATTAATGGATGTATCCAAGAAACTGCTGAAAAAACAATTAGTCATCTAAATTACGAAAAAATCAAAACTGGTAAGTATCAGGTTGTCTTTTCTCCTGAAGCTTTCTTAAGTCTTTTAGGAGCGTTTTCTAATTTATTCAACGCTCAAAACATTCTCGATAAACAAAGTCTATCCACTCCCGATGATTTAGGTAAACAAATTGCTTCGCCTTTATTATCAGTATGTGATGATGCTTTACATCCAGCTAATATAGGTGCAGAAAGTTTTGATGGTGAAGGTACGCCTACTCGTAAGGTTGCGTTGATAGAACATGGGATTTTAAAAGGCTTTCTTCACAGTGCGGGAACTGCCAAAAGGTTAAATGCTCAACCTACAGGTAATGCAAGTATTGGGGCAAAGGTTAGTGTTAGTCCTAACTTTTACCATGTGTTTGCATCTGGGGATTCTGGGCAAGAACTTAATTTGGAAACGGCAGAAAATGTGGTTTTAATTGATGATTTACACGCTCTACATGCTGGTGTGAGAGCTTTACAAGGCTCGTTTTCTTTACCTTTTGATGGTTGGTTAATTAACAAAGGTGAGAAAACAAGTATTGAATCAGCTACTGTTGCTGGTGATTTCTTGGAGCTTTTGAAATCAATTATCTATGTAGAAAAAGAAGTCGCTTTAACTCCAGGTGGTGTGGCTCCTCGAATTTGGGTTGAGGAATTGTCTATTACTGGGGAATAG
- a CDS encoding TldD/PmbA family protein gives MLTSTLLLSNQLPNLQYSSTPERFDETWEAPLATLLGLGRAAGADFVEFFLERRNYISSLAEDDIITSISPSLATGAGVRVFRGKADCYVSTNDLSFSGLKAALEKGLSILGLQLPAPNAFIPEINLELLRDYATKRGKDGWLPLCSSIREMGEILLDGTAYLKQKASHVQSRRATYFRDWQEVLVAASDGTFARDIRLTQSVGFNLLCADGAHRASIGERAGNTSDANFLRTWDYQQASEQIAESAGKMLYADYVESGTYPVIMANHFGGVIFHEACGHLLETTQIERNTTPFADKKGEKIAHDSLTAWDEGRADNAFGTIDMDDEGMPAQRTLLIEKGVLKNFLADRTGSWRTGHPRTGSGRRQNYTFAAASRMRNTYIATGDHTIEDLFASVDKGIYCKKMGGGSVGATGQFNFSVDEAYLIENGKITKPLKGATLIGEAKEIMNKISMCSQDLELAPGFCGSVSGSIYTTVGQPHIKVDSITVGGR, from the coding sequence ATGCTTACAAGTACCCTACTTCTCTCAAACCAACTTCCTAACCTGCAATATTCCTCAACCCCAGAGCGCTTCGATGAAACGTGGGAAGCGCCCTTGGCTACCCTTTTGGGTTTAGGACGTGCAGCAGGTGCGGACTTTGTGGAATTTTTTCTAGAACGCCGCAACTATATTAGTAGTTTGGCAGAAGACGATATAATTACCAGTATTTCCCCAAGCCTAGCCACAGGTGCAGGAGTCAGAGTATTTCGTGGCAAAGCCGACTGCTACGTCAGTACAAACGACTTATCATTCTCTGGCTTAAAAGCAGCTTTAGAAAAAGGTTTATCTATCCTGGGCTTACAATTACCAGCCCCTAACGCTTTCATCCCAGAAATTAACCTAGAATTACTCAGAGACTACGCTACCAAACGCGGCAAAGATGGCTGGCTACCCCTGTGTAGTTCTATCAGGGAGATGGGAGAAATCCTGCTTGATGGAACAGCATACCTCAAGCAAAAAGCCAGCCATGTACAATCACGCCGTGCTACGTATTTCCGCGATTGGCAGGAAGTATTAGTTGCCGCTAGTGACGGCACATTTGCCCGTGATATTCGCCTGACTCAATCGGTGGGATTTAACCTACTTTGTGCTGATGGCGCTCATCGTGCTTCAATTGGTGAACGTGCGGGAAATACTAGCGATGCTAACTTTCTCAGAACTTGGGACTATCAACAAGCTTCTGAGCAAATTGCCGAATCTGCGGGTAAAATGCTCTATGCAGATTACGTAGAATCGGGTACATACCCCGTCATCATGGCGAATCACTTCGGTGGCGTAATTTTCCACGAAGCCTGCGGACACCTGTTAGAAACAACTCAAATCGAACGCAACACTACACCCTTTGCCGATAAGAAAGGTGAAAAAATTGCCCACGACAGCTTAACGGCTTGGGATGAAGGACGAGCCGATAACGCCTTCGGCACAATTGACATGGATGACGAGGGTATGCCAGCTCAAAGAACCCTACTAATTGAAAAAGGTGTTTTGAAAAACTTCCTAGCAGACAGAACAGGTTCTTGGCGTACCGGACACCCCAGAACAGGTAGTGGCCGCCGCCAAAATTATACCTTTGCTGCTGCTAGCCGGATGCGTAATACTTACATTGCTACTGGCGACCACACAATCGAAGATTTATTCGCGTCTGTAGATAAAGGTATTTACTGTAAAAAGATGGGTGGTGGTAGTGTTGGCGCTACTGGTCAATTTAACTTTAGCGTTGATGAGGCTTATTTAATTGAAAATGGCAAAATTACCAAACCATTAAAAGGTGCAACTCTCATCGGTGAAGCTAAGGAAATTATGAATAAGATTTCCATGTGTTCTCAAGATTTAGAACTTGCGCCTGGTTTCTGCGGTTCTGTTAGTGGCAGCATCTACACTACTGTAGGACAACCCCACATCAAAGTCGATTCTATTACAGTAGGTGGACGTTAA